In Salinigranum marinum, one DNA window encodes the following:
- a CDS encoding biotin--[acetyl-CoA-carboxylase] ligase, producing the protein MNETRRALLAELMSGPVAGPELAERLEVSRAAIWKQVEALRDEGFGVESTDDGYVVATVPEFGAAAVEYGLGAPYTVEYHDTVGSTNDRGRELATAGERDVVVLADEQTGSRGRLRRAWSAPSGGVWLSVVFQPDCPPAHAPIYTLAAAVATARAAREAGVDASIKWPNDVIVSAANDGSSDPSDGVLVDADAPRGGRKLAGILTEMQGEADRVSWLLVGVGVNANVDADALPPGATSVRAEAGDVERRLFVQRLLEEFHDLRDAPEAVLDAWREHADTLGRRVRIETATETIEGEAVDVAFPGALVVRTDDGTRTVHAGDCEHLRPA; encoded by the coding sequence ATGAACGAGACACGTCGCGCGTTGCTCGCCGAACTGATGAGCGGGCCGGTGGCCGGCCCCGAGTTGGCCGAGCGCCTCGAGGTCTCGCGCGCAGCGATCTGGAAGCAGGTCGAAGCCCTCCGCGACGAGGGGTTCGGGGTCGAGTCGACCGACGACGGCTACGTCGTCGCCACGGTACCGGAGTTCGGCGCGGCGGCCGTCGAGTACGGCCTCGGCGCGCCGTACACGGTCGAGTACCACGACACCGTCGGGAGCACGAACGACCGCGGACGCGAACTCGCGACGGCGGGCGAGAGGGACGTGGTCGTCCTCGCCGACGAACAGACCGGGAGCCGAGGGCGACTCCGCCGGGCCTGGAGCGCACCGTCCGGTGGCGTCTGGCTGAGTGTCGTCTTCCAGCCCGACTGTCCGCCCGCCCACGCCCCGATCTACACCCTCGCCGCGGCCGTCGCGACGGCGCGCGCGGCGCGGGAAGCGGGCGTCGACGCGTCGATCAAGTGGCCGAACGACGTCATCGTGAGCGCAGCGAACGATGGCTCGTCAGACCCGTCTGACGGTGTACTCGTCGACGCCGACGCGCCACGCGGCGGCCGCAAACTGGCGGGCATCCTCACCGAGATGCAGGGCGAGGCCGACCGGGTGTCGTGGCTGCTCGTCGGCGTCGGCGTCAACGCCAACGTCGACGCCGACGCGCTGCCCCCGGGCGCGACGAGCGTCCGCGCGGAGGCGGGCGACGTCGAGCGCCGGCTGTTCGTCCAGCGCCTCCTCGAGGAGTTTCACGACCTCCGCGACGCGCCCGAGGCGGTGCTCGACGCGTGGCGCGAGCACGCCGACACGCTCGGGCGTCGGGTCCGGATCGAGACGGCGACCGAGACGATCGAGGGCGAGGCGGTCGACGTCGCGTTTCCCGGCGCGCTCGTCGTCCGGACCGACGACGGAACGCGGACCGTCCACGCCGGCGACTGCGAACACCTCCGCCCGGCGTGA
- a CDS encoding acetyl-CoA carboxylase biotin carboxylase subunit yields MFSKVLVANRGEIAVRVMRACAELGVRTVAVYSDADKHAGHVRYADEAYNVGPARAADSYLDHEAVLDAARKAGADAIHPGYGFLAENATFARKVEESEVVWIGPSADAMERLGEKTKARKVMNEAGVPIVPGTTDPVDDPAEVHEFGEEYGYPIAIKAEGGGGGRGMKIVRDPDEAEEKLQSAKREGEAYFDNPSVYLERYLEKPRHIEVQILADRHGNVRHLGERDCSLQRRHQKVIEEGPSPALTDELREKIGEAARRGADAADYYNAGTFEFLVEEEPRGADELLGPDADFYFLEVNTRIQVEHTVTEEITGIDIVKWQLRVAADEELDFAQDDVEIDGHAIEYRINAENPADEFAPAPGGTFETYDPPGGIGVRLDDAIRQGDDLVTDYDSMVAKLIVHASDREECLARSERALREYEITGFHTIIPFHRLMITDKAFTEGTHTTKYLDEELDHDRIQQAVERWGPVESSDDADEEEVTEREFTVEVNGKRFQVSLEERGAPAIGVPAGGGGRSRPDVATNDDGGAAVAADGEQVAAEMQGTILSVEVNEGDEVAAGDVVCVLEAMKMENDVVAEAGGTVSQVLVGEGDSVDMGDVLVVIE; encoded by the coding sequence ATGTTCAGCAAGGTCCTGGTGGCGAACCGTGGAGAGATCGCGGTTCGCGTCATGCGTGCCTGTGCGGAACTGGGCGTTCGAACGGTCGCCGTCTACAGCGACGCCGACAAACACGCGGGACACGTCCGCTACGCCGACGAGGCGTACAACGTCGGCCCGGCCCGGGCGGCGGACTCGTACCTCGACCACGAGGCGGTGCTCGACGCCGCGCGGAAGGCCGGCGCGGACGCGATCCATCCGGGATACGGCTTCCTCGCCGAGAACGCCACGTTCGCGCGCAAGGTCGAGGAGAGCGAAGTGGTGTGGATCGGTCCGTCGGCCGACGCGATGGAGCGACTGGGCGAGAAGACCAAAGCCCGGAAAGTGATGAACGAGGCCGGCGTCCCCATCGTCCCCGGGACGACCGACCCCGTCGACGACCCCGCCGAGGTCCACGAGTTCGGCGAGGAGTACGGCTACCCCATCGCGATCAAGGCCGAAGGTGGTGGCGGTGGACGCGGGATGAAGATCGTCCGCGACCCCGACGAGGCGGAGGAGAAACTGCAGAGCGCCAAACGCGAGGGCGAGGCGTACTTCGACAACCCGTCGGTCTATCTGGAGCGATACCTCGAAAAGCCCAGACACATCGAGGTCCAGATCCTCGCCGACCGTCACGGGAACGTTCGTCACCTCGGCGAGCGGGACTGCTCGCTCCAGCGCCGACACCAGAAAGTCATCGAGGAGGGGCCCAGTCCCGCACTCACCGACGAACTGCGGGAGAAGATCGGCGAGGCCGCCCGTCGCGGTGCCGACGCCGCGGACTACTACAACGCCGGGACGTTCGAGTTCCTCGTCGAGGAGGAACCGCGGGGAGCCGACGAACTCCTCGGGCCGGACGCGGACTTCTACTTCCTCGAGGTGAACACGAGGATACAGGTCGAACACACCGTCACCGAGGAGATCACGGGGATCGACATCGTCAAGTGGCAGCTCCGGGTCGCCGCCGACGAGGAACTCGACTTCGCGCAGGACGACGTCGAGATCGACGGTCACGCCATCGAGTACCGGATCAACGCCGAGAACCCCGCCGACGAGTTCGCCCCGGCGCCAGGCGGCACGTTCGAGACGTACGACCCGCCGGGCGGCATCGGCGTCCGACTCGACGACGCGATCCGGCAGGGCGACGACCTCGTGACGGACTACGACTCGATGGTGGCGAAGCTCATCGTCCACGCGAGCGATCGTGAGGAGTGTCTGGCGCGGTCCGAACGCGCGCTCCGGGAGTACGAGATCACGGGCTTTCACACCATCATCCCGTTCCACCGCCTGATGATCACGGACAAGGCGTTCACCGAGGGGACCCACACCACGAAGTACCTCGACGAGGAACTCGACCACGACCGGATCCAGCAGGCGGTCGAGCGCTGGGGTCCCGTGGAGTCGTCGGACGACGCGGACGAGGAGGAGGTCACCGAACGGGAGTTCACCGTCGAGGTCAACGGCAAGCGGTTCCAGGTGTCGCTCGAAGAGCGCGGCGCGCCGGCGATCGGGGTGCCCGCCGGCGGTGGGGGGCGGAGTCGCCCCGACGTCGCGACGAACGACGACGGCGGCGCGGCCGTCGCGGCCGACGGCGAGCAGGTCGCCGCGGAGATGCAGGGGACGATCCTCTCGGTCGAGGTGAACGAGGGCGACGAGGTCGCCGCCGGCGACGTCGTCTGCGTCCTTGAGGCGATGAAGATGGAGAACGACGTCGTCGCCGAGGCCGGCGGGACCGTCTCGCAGGTGCTCGTGGGCGAGGGCGACTCCGTCGACATGGGCGACGTCCTCGTCGTCATCGAGTGA
- the asd gene encoding aspartate-semialdehyde dehydrogenase — translation MTVRIGILGATGAVGQRFIQLLDDHPTFELAALTASEASAGTPYREAAKWRVNTPIPDDVAEMTVGRTHPDDVPDDVDLLFSSLPSSVAAEVEPRFLEEGYVVSSNSSNDRMAEDVPLTIPEINPGHLDLIEVQRDERGWDGALVKNPNCSTITMVPTLAALDEFGLERVNVTTLQAVSGAGYSGVTSMEIIDNALPNIGGEESKMETESRKLLGTFDGAEVELHGMDVAASCNRIPTLDGHLENVFADLADDPTVDEVAAAMRAFPGVDLPSAPEQLIHVFDDPARPQPRLDRDREGGMAVSAGGIQGTTNGVKYNCLAHNTIRGAAGASLLNGELLVEEGWV, via the coding sequence ATGACTGTACGGATCGGTATCCTCGGTGCAACCGGCGCGGTCGGCCAACGATTCATCCAGCTCCTCGACGACCACCCGACGTTCGAACTCGCGGCGCTGACCGCGAGCGAGGCGTCGGCGGGGACACCCTACCGCGAGGCCGCGAAGTGGCGGGTCAACACGCCCATCCCGGACGACGTCGCCGAGATGACCGTCGGTCGCACCCACCCCGACGACGTTCCGGACGACGTCGATCTGCTCTTCTCGTCGCTCCCCTCGTCGGTCGCCGCCGAGGTCGAACCGCGCTTCTTGGAGGAGGGGTACGTCGTCTCCTCGAACTCCTCGAACGACCGGATGGCCGAGGACGTTCCGCTGACGATCCCCGAGATCAACCCCGGGCATCTGGACCTCATCGAGGTCCAGCGCGACGAGCGCGGCTGGGACGGCGCGCTCGTAAAGAACCCCAACTGCTCGACGATCACGATGGTCCCGACGCTCGCCGCGCTCGACGAGTTCGGCCTCGAACGCGTGAACGTCACCACGCTCCAGGCGGTCTCCGGTGCGGGCTACTCCGGCGTGACCTCGATGGAGATCATCGACAACGCGCTCCCGAACATCGGCGGCGAGGAGTCGAAGATGGAGACGGAGTCCAGAAAGCTGCTCGGAACGTTCGACGGCGCCGAGGTCGAACTCCACGGGATGGACGTCGCCGCCTCCTGCAACCGGATCCCGACGCTCGACGGCCACCTCGAGAACGTCTTCGCCGACCTCGCCGACGACCCCACAGTCGACGAGGTCGCGGCGGCGATGCGCGCGTTCCCGGGCGTCGACCTGCCGAGCGCGCCCGAGCAGTTGATCCACGTGTTCGACGACCCCGCCCGGCCCCAGCCGCGCCTCGACCGCGACCGCGAGGGCGGGATGGCCGTCTCCGCGGGCGGGATCCAGGGGACCACGAACGGCGTGAAGTACAACTGTCTCGCACACAACACGATCCGCGGTGCCGCCGGTGCCTCCCTCCTCAACGGCGAACTCCTCGTCGAAGAGGGCTGGGTCTGA
- a CDS encoding rhomboid family intramembrane serine protease, with protein MGVSEAAGHLSRWREAHPATSTLSAVLVAAFAVESIVWWLFGYPAIDFWFSASASPSPGWLLAPLAHSSLAHLGGNLLFLLVYGSLAEADLSVPTWYWLFAVSALAGTAAQVWSYLLAGVEGGAVGASAGVVALVSFVGVRTAVEGPEERSTAAYLLGVAGGVGMLALIANDFFLTSGSGSAEFAHLLGVAVGTLAGVSIRR; from the coding sequence ATGGGAGTGTCCGAGGCCGCGGGTCACCTCAGCCGCTGGCGAGAGGCGCACCCGGCGACGTCGACCCTCTCGGCCGTCCTCGTGGCCGCCTTCGCCGTCGAGTCGATCGTCTGGTGGCTGTTCGGCTACCCCGCGATCGACTTTTGGTTCAGCGCGTCGGCGTCGCCGTCGCCGGGGTGGCTCCTCGCCCCCCTCGCACACTCCTCGCTCGCCCATCTCGGGGGGAACCTCCTCTTTTTACTCGTGTACGGCTCGCTCGCCGAGGCCGACCTCTCGGTGCCGACCTGGTACTGGCTCTTCGCGGTCAGCGCGCTCGCGGGGACCGCCGCGCAGGTGTGGAGCTACCTCCTCGCGGGCGTCGAGGGCGGTGCCGTCGGCGCGAGCGCGGGCGTCGTCGCGCTCGTCTCGTTCGTGGGCGTTCGGACCGCAGTTGAGGGTCCCGAGGAGCGATCGACCGCCGCGTACCTCCTCGGCGTCGCCGGCGGCGTCGGCATGCTCGCGCTGATCGCCAACGACTTCTTTCTGACCAGTGGCTCGGGATCCGCCGAGTTCGCACACCTCCTCGGCGTCGCGGTCGGCACGCTCGCGGGCGTCTCGATCCGACGGTGA
- a CDS encoding cyclophilin-like family protein has translation MGPLRLTVADASREIELTADWTDDAPRTSAALAEALPVAGDAARWGDELYFSVPVDVGPENARAVVDVGAVAYWPAGSKLCLFWGPTPASEGEEPRAAAPVNVVAHVRDVSALTAVDGGAHVRAEEG, from the coding sequence ATGGGGCCCCTCCGCCTCACCGTCGCCGACGCCTCACGGGAGATCGAACTCACGGCCGACTGGACCGACGACGCCCCGCGGACGAGCGCGGCGCTCGCCGAAGCGCTCCCCGTCGCCGGCGACGCCGCGCGGTGGGGCGACGAACTGTACTTCTCGGTCCCGGTCGACGTCGGCCCGGAGAACGCCCGCGCGGTGGTCGACGTCGGTGCGGTCGCGTACTGGCCGGCAGGCTCGAAGCTGTGTCTGTTCTGGGGACCGACGCCGGCGTCCGAAGGCGAGGAGCCGCGGGCGGCCGCGCCAGTGAACGTGGTGGCACACGTTCGGGACGTGTCGGCGCTGACGGCGGTCGACGGCGGGGCGCACGTCCGGGCCGAGGAGGGCTGA